A genomic window from Synechococcus sp. CBW1107 includes:
- a CDS encoding SIS domain-containing protein — translation MSALTRCLQEEAAAIAAASGRLDAGQVDAALVLLDRCADQRAKLVITGVGKSGIVARKIAATFSSIGLMALYLNPLDALHGDLGVVAPEDVVLLLSNSGETQELLEILPHLRRRGTGRIALVGRVASSLARGCEVVLDGSVDREVCPLNLAPTASTAVAMAIGDALAAVWMERRGISPADFALNHPAGALGKQLTLTVGDLMVPTARLHPLEECASLSEVIAGLTGGGVGACWVRRADNDCLLAGLITDGDLRRALEQHAPTTWGELRATDLMTVDPITVAADLLAVEALERMERNRRKPIGVLPVLGEGGPMLGLLRLHDLVQAGLTPSAG, via the coding sequence ATGTCGGCACTGACGCGCTGTCTTCAGGAAGAAGCGGCCGCCATCGCCGCCGCCTCCGGGCGTCTCGATGCCGGGCAGGTGGACGCGGCCCTGGTGCTGCTCGACCGCTGCGCCGACCAGCGCGCCAAGCTGGTGATCACCGGGGTGGGCAAGAGCGGCATCGTGGCGCGCAAGATCGCCGCCACCTTCTCCTCGATCGGGCTGATGGCCCTCTACCTCAACCCCCTCGACGCTCTGCACGGGGATCTCGGGGTGGTGGCCCCCGAGGATGTGGTTCTGCTGCTCTCCAACAGCGGCGAGACCCAGGAGCTCCTGGAGATCCTCCCCCACCTGCGCCGCCGCGGCACCGGCCGCATCGCCTTGGTGGGCCGGGTGGCCTCCAGCCTGGCCCGGGGCTGTGAGGTGGTGCTGGACGGCTCCGTCGACCGGGAAGTGTGCCCCCTCAACCTGGCGCCCACCGCCAGCACCGCAGTGGCGATGGCGATCGGCGATGCCCTGGCGGCGGTGTGGATGGAGCGACGAGGGATCTCACCGGCGGATTTCGCCCTGAACCATCCCGCCGGAGCCCTGGGCAAGCAGCTCACCCTCACGGTGGGGGATCTGATGGTGCCCACCGCCCGGCTCCATCCCCTCGAGGAGTGCGCGAGCCTCAGCGAGGTGATCGCCGGGCTCACCGGCGGTGGGGTGGGGGCCTGCTGGGTGCGCCGGGCCGACAACGACTGCCTGCTGGCCGGGCTGATCACTGACGGCGACCTGCGCCGGGCCCTGGAGCAGCATGCGCCCACCACATGGGGTGAGCTGCGGGCCACCGATCTGATGACCGTCGATCCGATCACCGTGGCGGCCGACCTGCTGGCGGTGGAGGCCCTGGAGCGGATGGAGCGCAACCGTCGCAAGCCGATCGGTGTGCTGCCGGTGCTGGGTGAGGGGGGGCCGATGCTGGGGCTGCTGCGGCTTCACGATCTGGTGCAGGCGGGCCTGACCCCTTCCGCCGGTTGA